From the Serratia nematodiphila DZ0503SBS1 genome, one window contains:
- a CDS encoding ABC transporter ATP-binding protein, translated as MSHRLHASHLKLGYDNKIIADDLSVAIPDGAFTVIVGPNACGKSTLLRALCRLLKPSAGEVMLDGKNISSFATKALARELGLLPQTSIAPDSITVADLVSRGRYPHQSLLKQWTQADKQAVEAAMAATNVSQLADRSVDELSGGQRQRVWVAMALAQQTPLLLLDEPTTYLDIAHQIELLDLFRQLNRERGQTLIAVLHDLNHACRYADHIIAMRDGKIVAEGKPAEIITAELVERVFGMPCMIIDDPLSHTPLVIPRGRYHCDAPQA; from the coding sequence ATGAGCCACCGCCTGCACGCCTCGCACCTGAAGCTGGGCTACGACAATAAAATCATCGCTGACGATCTGAGCGTGGCGATCCCCGACGGCGCCTTCACGGTGATCGTCGGGCCGAACGCCTGCGGCAAATCGACGCTGTTGCGCGCCCTGTGCCGCCTGCTGAAACCCAGCGCCGGCGAGGTGATGCTGGACGGCAAGAACATCAGCAGCTTCGCCACCAAGGCGCTGGCGCGCGAGCTTGGGCTGCTGCCGCAAACTTCGATCGCGCCGGACAGCATCACCGTGGCGGACCTGGTGTCGCGCGGCCGCTATCCGCACCAAAGCCTGCTGAAACAGTGGACGCAGGCCGACAAACAGGCGGTGGAAGCCGCCATGGCGGCCACCAACGTCAGCCAGTTGGCGGATCGCAGCGTCGACGAGCTGTCCGGCGGGCAGCGTCAGCGCGTCTGGGTGGCGATGGCGCTGGCGCAGCAAACCCCGCTGCTGCTGCTGGATGAGCCGACCACCTATCTGGACATCGCGCACCAGATCGAACTGCTGGATCTGTTCCGCCAGCTCAACCGCGAGCGCGGTCAAACCCTGATCGCGGTGCTGCACGATCTCAACCACGCCTGCCGCTATGCCGACCACATCATCGCCATGCGCGACGGCAAGATCGTGGCGGAAGGGAAACCGGCGGAGATCATCACCGCCGAACTGGTGGAGCGGGTGTTCGGCATGCCGTGCATGATCATCGACGATCCGCTGTCCCACACGCCGCTGGTGATCCCGCGCGGCCGCTACCACTGCGACGCGCCGCAGGCATGA
- a CDS encoding NupC/NupG family nucleoside CNT transporter → MSHIAHFALAIVVVAILALLVCRDRKSIRIRYVIQLLVIEVLLAYFFLHSEAGLGFVKGFAALFDKLLGFAGQGTDFVFGGMGDKGLAFFFLKVLCPIVFISALIGILQYIKVLPFIIRIIGTVLSKVNGMGKLESFNAVSSLILGQSENFIAYKDILGKMSEKRMYTMAATAMSTVSMSIVGAYMTMLDAKFVVAALVLNMFSTFIVLSLVNPYDTNKEEELHLGNLHEGQSFFEMLGEYILAGFKVAIIVAAMLIGFIALIAALNGVFSAIFGLSFQEILGYFFYPFAWIMGIPKHEALQVGSIMATKLVSNEFVAMMELQKVSAELSPRSLGILSVFLVSFANFSSIGIVAGAIKGLNEHQGNVVSRFGLKLVYGSTLVSILSASIAGLVLG, encoded by the coding sequence ATGTCCCATATTGCGCACTTTGCGTTGGCGATAGTGGTGGTAGCGATCCTGGCCCTGTTGGTGTGCCGCGATCGTAAAAGCATCCGCATTCGCTATGTTATTCAACTACTGGTTATCGAAGTACTGCTGGCCTACTTTTTCCTGCATTCGGAAGCGGGTTTGGGCTTCGTAAAAGGATTCGCCGCGCTGTTTGACAAACTGCTCGGGTTTGCGGGACAAGGGACTGATTTCGTGTTCGGCGGCATGGGCGACAAAGGCCTGGCGTTCTTCTTCCTGAAGGTGCTGTGCCCGATCGTCTTCATTTCGGCGCTGATCGGTATTCTGCAGTACATCAAGGTGCTGCCGTTCATCATCCGCATTATCGGCACCGTGCTGTCGAAAGTGAACGGCATGGGCAAGCTGGAGTCGTTCAACGCCGTCAGCTCGCTGATCCTGGGCCAATCCGAAAACTTCATCGCCTACAAGGATATCTTGGGCAAGATGTCGGAAAAGCGCATGTACACCATGGCGGCGACCGCGATGTCTACGGTTTCCATGTCCATCGTCGGCGCCTATATGACCATGCTAGACGCCAAATTCGTGGTGGCGGCGCTGGTATTGAACATGTTCAGCACCTTTATCGTGCTGTCGCTGGTGAACCCGTACGACACCAATAAAGAAGAAGAGCTGCACCTCGGCAACCTGCACGAAGGCCAGAGCTTCTTTGAAATGCTGGGGGAGTACATCCTGGCGGGCTTCAAAGTAGCGATTATCGTCGCCGCGATGCTGATTGGCTTCATCGCCCTGATCGCCGCGCTCAACGGTGTGTTCAGCGCCATTTTCGGCCTGAGCTTCCAGGAAATCCTCGGTTACTTCTTCTATCCGTTCGCCTGGATCATGGGCATTCCTAAGCACGAAGCCCTGCAGGTTGGCAGCATCATGGCCACCAAGCTGGTTTCCAACGAATTCGTGGCCATGATGGAACTGCAGAAAGTCTCTGCCGAGCTGTCGCCGCGCAGCCTGGGGATCCTGTCGGTGTTCCTGGTGTCCTTCGCCAACTTCTCTTCCATCGGCATCGTGGCCGGTGCGATCAAGGGCCTGAACGAACACCAGGGCAACGTGGTGTCACGCTTTGGCCTGAAGCTGGTGTACGGCTCTACGCTGGTCAGCATCCTGTCCGCTTCCATCGCGGGTCTGGTGCTGGGCTAA
- the fepD gene encoding Fe(3+)-siderophore ABC transporter permease — MNVPTPTERTLSSAPHTAYASGFKRIAGFGIGLALLLLCIMASLMLGSKAIPFHTVWLSLQGAASGSDSTIILNARVPRTLAGILAGMALGAAGALIQALTRNPLADPGVLGINAGASFAVVIGIMFFGAATTESYMAYAFAGAALTTLLVYLIGTLAGGRINPVRLTLAGVAIGAVLLGITTGLSLIDPQTFDQLRFWQAGTLDIRTLSTLPVTAPAILLGCLLTLLIARPLNTIGMGEDLAIALGARVVLTQVIAVIAITLLCGAATATVGPISFIGLMVPHIARWWVGPDQRWILPYSMLLAPILLLCADVVGRLLAAGELRVSIVAAFIGAPVLIWLVRRKKTLGGL; from the coding sequence GTGAACGTACCCACTCCGACTGAGCGGACGCTTTCGTCCGCACCGCACACAGCTTACGCCAGTGGCTTCAAACGCATCGCCGGGTTCGGTATCGGTTTGGCGCTGTTGCTGCTGTGCATCATGGCCAGCCTGATGCTGGGTTCCAAAGCCATCCCCTTCCATACCGTCTGGCTCAGCCTGCAGGGCGCCGCGAGCGGTTCCGACAGCACCATCATTCTCAATGCCCGGGTGCCCCGTACGCTGGCGGGCATCCTGGCCGGCATGGCGCTCGGCGCCGCCGGCGCGCTGATTCAGGCGCTGACGCGCAACCCGCTGGCCGATCCCGGCGTGCTCGGCATCAACGCCGGCGCCAGCTTCGCCGTGGTCATCGGCATCATGTTTTTCGGCGCCGCCACCACCGAAAGCTACATGGCCTACGCCTTTGCTGGCGCAGCCCTCACCACCCTGCTGGTCTACCTGATCGGCACGCTGGCGGGCGGGCGCATCAACCCGGTGCGGCTGACGCTGGCCGGCGTGGCTATCGGCGCGGTGCTGCTCGGCATCACCACCGGGCTGTCGCTGATCGATCCGCAAACCTTCGACCAACTGCGCTTCTGGCAGGCCGGCACGCTGGATATCCGCACGCTGTCCACGCTGCCGGTCACCGCCCCCGCCATTTTGCTCGGCTGCCTGCTGACGCTGCTCATCGCCCGGCCGCTGAATACCATCGGTATGGGGGAAGATCTGGCTATCGCACTCGGCGCGCGCGTGGTGCTGACTCAGGTGATCGCGGTGATCGCCATCACGCTGCTGTGCGGCGCGGCAACCGCCACCGTCGGCCCAATCAGTTTCATCGGCCTGATGGTGCCGCATATCGCCCGTTGGTGGGTCGGCCCCGACCAGCGCTGGATCCTGCCCTACTCCATGCTGCTGGCGCCGATTTTACTGCTGTGCGCCGACGTGGTCGGCCGCTTGCTGGCGGCCGGTGAGCTGCGGGTTTCCATCGTGGCGGCCTTCATCGGCGCGCCGGTGCTGATCTGGCTGGTGCGCCGCAAGAAAACGCTGGGGGGTCTGTGA
- the gltX gene encoding glutamate--tRNA ligase — protein sequence MKIKTRFAPSPTGYLHVGGARTALYSWLFSRHAGGEFVLRIEDTDLERSTQDAIDAIMDGMNWLNLDWDEGPYFQTKRFDRYNAVIDEMLEQGTAYKCYCSRERLEALREKQMENGEKPRYDGHCRDSQCSHTDDEPHVVRFRNPQEGSVIFDDKIRGPIEFSNQELDDLIIRRTDGSPTYNFCVVVDDWDMEITHVIRGEDHINNTPRQINILKALGAPVPEYAHVSMILGDDGKKLSKRHGAVGVMQYRDDGYLPQALLNYLVRLGWSHGDQEIFSIDEMKEFFTLEAINKSASAFNTEKLQWLNHHYINHMPAEEVAVHLAWHVEQLGLETRNGPELKDIVKLLGERCKTLKEMAESCRYFYEDFSEFDADAAKKHLRPVARQPLEAVRAKLAAITVWTPENVHDAIQGTADELGVGMGKVGMPLRVAVTGAGQSPGMDVTVHAIGQKRSLQRIDMALAYIAEREAQA from the coding sequence ATGAAAATCAAAACCCGTTTTGCACCGAGCCCGACCGGCTATCTTCACGTCGGCGGCGCGCGTACCGCACTTTATTCCTGGTTGTTCAGCCGCCATGCGGGCGGTGAGTTCGTTCTGCGTATCGAAGATACCGATCTGGAACGTTCTACCCAGGACGCGATCGACGCAATTATGGATGGCATGAACTGGTTGAACCTGGATTGGGATGAAGGCCCGTATTTCCAGACCAAGCGTTTCGATCGCTACAACGCGGTCATCGATGAGATGCTGGAGCAGGGCACGGCCTATAAATGCTATTGCTCCAGGGAACGTCTGGAAGCGCTGCGCGAGAAGCAGATGGAAAATGGCGAAAAGCCGCGTTACGACGGCCACTGCCGCGACAGCCAGTGCAGCCACACCGACGACGAACCGCACGTGGTGCGCTTCCGCAACCCGCAGGAAGGGTCGGTGATCTTCGACGATAAAATTCGCGGCCCGATCGAATTCAGCAACCAGGAGCTGGACGATCTGATCATCCGCCGCACCGACGGTTCGCCAACCTATAACTTCTGTGTCGTCGTCGATGACTGGGACATGGAAATCACCCATGTGATCCGCGGTGAAGACCACATCAACAACACCCCGCGCCAGATCAACATTCTCAAAGCGCTGGGCGCGCCGGTGCCGGAATACGCGCACGTGTCGATGATCCTCGGCGACGACGGTAAAAAGCTGTCCAAACGTCACGGCGCCGTGGGCGTGATGCAGTACCGCGACGACGGCTATCTGCCGCAGGCGCTGCTGAACTACCTCGTGCGTCTGGGCTGGTCCCACGGCGATCAGGAGATCTTCTCCATCGACGAGATGAAAGAGTTCTTCACGCTGGAAGCGATCAACAAATCCGCCAGCGCCTTCAACACCGAGAAGCTGCAATGGCTGAACCACCACTACATCAACCATATGCCGGCGGAAGAAGTGGCGGTGCATCTGGCGTGGCACGTTGAGCAACTGGGTCTTGAAACCCGCAACGGTCCGGAACTGAAGGACATCGTCAAGCTGCTGGGCGAGCGTTGCAAGACGCTGAAGGAAATGGCGGAGTCTTGCCGTTACTTCTACGAAGACTTCAGCGAGTTCGACGCCGACGCCGCCAAGAAACACCTGCGCCCGGTTGCACGTCAGCCGCTGGAAGCGGTGCGCGCCAAGCTGGCCGCCATCACCGTCTGGACGCCGGAAAATGTGCATGATGCCATTCAGGGGACGGCGGACGAGCTGGGCGTCGGCATGGGCAAGGTTGGCATGCCGCTGCGCGTGGCGGTGACCGGCGCCGGTCAGTCGCCGGGCATGGACGTGACCGTGCATGCGATCGGCCAGAAGCGTTCGCTGCAGCGCATCGATATGGCGCTGGCTTATATCGCCGAGCGTGAAGCGCAGGCCTGA
- the fepB gene encoding Fe2+-enterobactin ABC transporter substrate-binding protein has product MTLSLRQLFIAFIATSSLLLSGCGPDDKSDGQKPSAPAADGSWPRTIDSVKGKFTLEKPPQRIVSTSVTITGTLLAIDAPVVASAATSPNPLVADKQGFFTQWSEVAKQRHVERLYQVEPNAEAVAAAAPDLIVVAATGGDSALKLYDQLSAIAPTLVLDYGDKSWQQLASELGEITGHEAGAKQAEDRFEQRVEQVKQAIALPPQPTTPLVYADNGREAMLWTPGSAQGKLLTQLGFQLATPPESAKGNTSMGKRHDIIQISGEKMAEGLNGKTLILFATNERKVQEVLTNPFLKHLEPVEQRHVYAVGNDTFRLDYYSATNMLNQIERLFKKP; this is encoded by the coding sequence ATGACCCTATCCTTACGCCAGCTGTTCATTGCATTTATCGCCACTTCCAGCCTGTTGCTCAGCGGCTGCGGCCCGGACGACAAGAGCGACGGACAGAAACCGTCCGCCCCCGCTGCCGACGGCAGTTGGCCGCGCACCATCGACAGCGTCAAAGGGAAATTCACGCTGGAAAAACCGCCGCAGCGCATCGTGTCCACCAGCGTCACCATCACCGGCACGCTGTTGGCTATCGACGCCCCCGTGGTCGCCAGCGCCGCCACCAGCCCAAATCCCCTGGTGGCCGATAAACAAGGTTTCTTTACCCAGTGGAGCGAGGTGGCCAAACAGCGCCACGTCGAGCGGCTGTACCAGGTGGAGCCCAATGCCGAAGCCGTCGCCGCCGCCGCGCCGGATTTGATCGTCGTCGCCGCGACCGGCGGTGATTCGGCGTTGAAACTGTATGACCAGCTGTCCGCCATAGCGCCGACTCTGGTGCTCGACTATGGCGACAAAAGCTGGCAACAGCTGGCCAGCGAGCTCGGTGAGATCACCGGTCATGAAGCCGGCGCCAAGCAGGCGGAAGATCGTTTCGAGCAGCGCGTGGAGCAAGTGAAACAGGCGATCGCGCTGCCGCCGCAGCCCACCACTCCGTTGGTGTATGCCGACAACGGCCGCGAGGCCATGCTGTGGACGCCGGGTTCCGCCCAGGGCAAACTGCTGACCCAGCTCGGCTTCCAGCTGGCCACCCCGCCGGAAAGCGCCAAAGGCAACACCAGCATGGGTAAACGCCATGACATCATCCAGATCTCCGGCGAAAAAATGGCCGAAGGCCTGAATGGCAAAACCCTGATCCTGTTCGCCACCAATGAGCGCAAAGTGCAAGAGGTGCTGACCAACCCGTTCCTCAAACATCTGGAGCCGGTGGAACAGCGGCACGTCTACGCCGTCGGCAACGACACCTTCCGCCTCGATTACTACAGCGCCACCAACATGCTGAATCAAATCGAACGGTTGTTCAAAAAGCCCTGA
- a CDS encoding DUF2502 domain-containing protein: protein MFKPLLLAAILAATVLPAAQQAHAEGISIDLMPGVSLRIGDQDNRGRYWDGYDWRDRDWWQGHQGRYLGDRSRRGYYWDGYRWRDGDYWRKHYYYHEGRYRKYDKHYDKHHWKKEKKHHHDHDRDRWRRHGDDDRD, encoded by the coding sequence ATGTTTAAACCTCTGCTCTTGGCCGCCATTTTGGCGGCGACGGTACTGCCCGCCGCACAGCAGGCGCATGCCGAAGGGATCAGCATCGATCTGATGCCGGGCGTTTCATTGCGCATCGGCGATCAGGATAACCGCGGCCGCTATTGGGATGGTTACGATTGGCGGGATCGCGACTGGTGGCAAGGCCATCAGGGCCGTTATCTCGGCGACCGCAGCCGTCGCGGTTACTACTGGGACGGTTATCGCTGGCGCGATGGCGACTACTGGCGTAAACACTATTACTATCATGAAGGACGCTATCGTAAATACGACAAACACTACGATAAGCACCACTGGAAGAAAGAGAAAAAGCACCATCACGATCATGACCGCGATCGCTGGCGCCGCCACGGCGATGACGACCGCGATTAA
- a CDS encoding formate/nitrite transporter family protein codes for MSLHSPKEIAALAVQAGVNKSRAPLANLLILGFLAGAFIATGFLLDIHVIGILPAEWGSFGALLGAAVFPIGLILTILAGGELLTGNMMTLPMAWFAREIPAIAVLRNWFWVTLANFAGSVAVAYFFGHLLGLTEGAFLHKTLAIAQAKVDADFLHAFISGVGCNWLVCLAVWLAFASKDVPGKVIGMWFPVMAFVAIGFQHVVANMFIIPAAIFAGGMGWEQYLPNFVAVFLGNALGGAGFVGLMYFLAYRPGLPASEHA; via the coding sequence ATGTCTTTGCATTCACCAAAAGAAATCGCCGCCCTCGCCGTTCAGGCCGGGGTAAACAAAAGCCGCGCCCCGCTCGCTAATCTGCTGATTCTGGGCTTTCTCGCCGGCGCCTTTATCGCCACCGGCTTCCTGCTGGATATTCACGTCATCGGTATCCTGCCGGCCGAATGGGGCTCTTTCGGCGCGCTGTTGGGCGCAGCGGTGTTCCCGATCGGCCTGATCCTGACCATTCTGGCCGGCGGCGAACTGCTGACCGGCAACATGATGACCTTGCCAATGGCCTGGTTCGCCCGTGAAATTCCCGCCATCGCCGTGCTGCGCAACTGGTTTTGGGTCACCCTGGCCAACTTCGCCGGCAGCGTGGCCGTCGCCTACTTCTTCGGCCACCTGCTGGGCCTGACCGAAGGCGCGTTTTTACATAAGACGCTGGCGATCGCGCAGGCCAAAGTGGATGCGGACTTCCTGCACGCCTTCATCTCCGGCGTCGGCTGCAACTGGCTGGTATGCCTGGCGGTGTGGTTAGCCTTCGCCAGCAAAGATGTGCCGGGCAAAGTGATCGGCATGTGGTTCCCGGTCATGGCTTTTGTCGCCATCGGCTTCCAACACGTGGTGGCGAACATGTTCATCATTCCGGCGGCCATCTTCGCCGGCGGCATGGGCTGGGAACAGTACCTGCCTAATTTCGTCGCGGTATTTCTCGGCAATGCGCTGGGCGGCGCCGGCTTTGTCGGGCTGATGTATTTCCTCGCCTATCGCCCCGGTTTGCCGGCCAGCGAACACGCCTGA
- a CDS encoding Nramp family divalent metal transporter — protein MLNSRVVETTSGRSARKIKLSLMGPAFIAAIGYIDPGNFATNIQAGASFGYSLLWVVVWANVMAMLIQLLSAKLGIATGKNLAEHIRDRFPRPAVWAYWVQAEIIAMATDLAEFIGAAIGFKLLLGVSLLQGAVLTGIATFLILMLQKRGQKPLELVIGGLLLFVAAAYIVELAFSQPQLAPLLKGMALPDLPNGDAVFLAAGVLGATIMPHVIYLHSSLTQIGGEHDKAERYAATKVDVAVAMTIAGFVNLAMMATAAAAFHFSGHSGIADLDVAYLTLQPLLGHAAATVFGLSLVAAGLSSTVVGTLAGQVVMQGFVRFHIPLWLRRAVTMLPSFIVIMLGMDATRILVLSQVLLSFGIALALVPLLAFTGNRALMGEMVNGPLVQNLGKLIVLVVVGLNGYLLIGSVL, from the coding sequence ATGCTGAACAGTCGCGTGGTTGAAACCACCTCCGGTCGCTCCGCCAGAAAAATCAAACTCTCGCTCATGGGGCCCGCCTTTATCGCCGCTATCGGCTATATCGATCCCGGCAACTTCGCCACCAACATCCAGGCTGGCGCCTCATTCGGCTACAGCCTGCTGTGGGTGGTGGTTTGGGCCAACGTGATGGCGATGCTGATCCAGCTGTTGTCCGCCAAGCTGGGCATCGCCACCGGGAAAAATCTGGCCGAGCATATTCGCGATCGCTTTCCGCGGCCGGCGGTGTGGGCCTATTGGGTACAGGCGGAGATCATCGCCATGGCGACCGATCTGGCTGAGTTTATCGGCGCGGCGATCGGCTTCAAGCTGCTGCTCGGTGTCTCTCTGTTGCAGGGCGCAGTGCTGACCGGCATCGCCACCTTTTTAATTCTGATGCTGCAAAAACGCGGGCAAAAGCCGCTGGAGCTGGTGATCGGTGGGCTGTTGTTGTTCGTCGCCGCCGCTTACATCGTCGAGCTGGCGTTCTCCCAGCCGCAGTTGGCACCGCTGCTGAAGGGGATGGCGCTGCCCGATTTGCCTAACGGCGATGCGGTATTCCTGGCTGCCGGGGTATTGGGCGCCACCATCATGCCGCACGTGATCTATCTGCATTCGTCGCTCACCCAAATCGGCGGCGAGCACGACAAGGCGGAACGCTATGCCGCCACCAAAGTCGACGTCGCCGTGGCTATGACCATCGCCGGTTTCGTTAATCTGGCGATGATGGCCACCGCCGCCGCCGCGTTTCATTTCAGCGGCCACAGCGGCATCGCCGATCTCGACGTGGCTTACCTGACGCTGCAACCGCTGCTCGGGCACGCCGCCGCCACCGTGTTCGGCCTGAGCCTGGTGGCCGCCGGCCTCTCTTCTACCGTGGTGGGCACGCTGGCGGGGCAGGTGGTGATGCAGGGGTTCGTGCGTTTCCATATTCCGTTGTGGCTGCGGCGCGCGGTGACCATGCTGCCGTCGTTTATCGTCATCATGTTGGGGATGGATGCGACGCGCATTCTGGTGCTGAGCCAGGTGCTGCTCAGCTTCGGCATTGCGCTGGCGCTGGTGCCGCTGCTGGCTTTCACCGGCAATCGGGCGCTGATGGGGGAAATGGTCAACGGCCCGCTGGTGCAAAATCTGGGCAAGCTGATCGTACTGGTGGTGGTGGGATTGAACGGCTACCTGTTGATCGGCAGCGTGCTGTAA
- the fepG gene encoding iron-enterobactin ABC transporter permease, with product MSLPHTLHIGRPDGVINGRLPLRLLLVNLSLLALCLAMAVAALCYGTLQLSLEQVFAALTGEAPKNLVTVVTQWRLPRIAMALLLGAALGMSGAIFQSIIRNPLGSPDVIGFNMGAYTGALIAITLFNGGYYYIAGGALAGGILAALAIYLLAWRQGIAGFRLIIVGIAISAVLVSTNTWLIITASLERAMDAAMWQAGSLNGMTWQKAQPATAFIVLAAAAALLMGKRLQLLEMGDDTARALGVNAEGSRLWLMLFGVTLTAAVTATAGPISFIALAAPQIARRLAGQSSVTLTSSALMGAALLLGADVVSQHLFAPIQLPVGVVTVCIGGLYLIWLLIREARR from the coding sequence ATGAGTCTGCCGCATACGCTGCATATCGGCCGCCCGGACGGCGTCATCAACGGGCGCCTGCCGCTGCGCCTGCTGCTGGTCAACCTTTCACTGTTGGCGCTGTGTCTGGCGATGGCCGTCGCCGCCCTGTGCTACGGCACGCTGCAACTTTCGCTGGAGCAGGTTTTTGCCGCGCTGACCGGCGAGGCGCCGAAAAACCTGGTGACCGTGGTCACCCAATGGCGCTTGCCGCGCATCGCCATGGCGCTGTTGTTAGGCGCCGCGCTCGGCATGAGCGGCGCCATTTTCCAGTCAATTATCCGCAACCCGCTCGGCAGCCCGGACGTGATCGGCTTTAATATGGGGGCTTACACCGGCGCGCTGATCGCCATCACCCTGTTCAACGGCGGCTACTATTACATCGCCGGCGGCGCGCTGGCCGGCGGCATTCTCGCCGCGCTGGCCATCTATCTGCTGGCCTGGCGGCAAGGCATCGCCGGCTTCCGGTTGATCATCGTCGGCATCGCCATCAGCGCGGTGCTGGTCTCCACCAATACCTGGCTGATCATCACCGCCTCGCTCGAGCGCGCCATGGACGCCGCCATGTGGCAGGCCGGTTCGCTCAACGGCATGACCTGGCAAAAAGCCCAGCCCGCCACGGCGTTCATCGTGCTGGCGGCCGCGGCCGCGCTGCTGATGGGCAAACGGCTGCAGCTGCTGGAAATGGGCGATGACACGGCGCGCGCGCTGGGCGTTAACGCCGAAGGCAGCCGGCTGTGGCTGATGCTGTTCGGCGTCACCCTCACCGCCGCCGTCACCGCCACCGCCGGGCCGATTTCCTTTATCGCGCTGGCGGCGCCGCAGATCGCCCGTCGCCTCGCCGGCCAATCCTCGGTCACCCTGACCTCCTCGGCGCTGATGGGCGCGGCGTTGCTGCTCGGCGCCGACGTGGTGTCCCAACATCTTTTCGCACCGATCCAACTGCCGGTCGGGGTTGTGACCGTCTGCATCGGCGGCCTGTACCTGATTTGGCTGCTCATCCGAGAGGCCCGCAGATAA
- the mgrA gene encoding L-glyceraldehyde 3-phosphate reductase: MSYPASPSRYQDMEYRRCGRSGLKLPAVSLGLWHNFGDATLYDNARGLIRCAFDRGITHFDLANNYGPPPGAAEENFGRILNADLRAWRDELIVSSKAGYTMWPGPYGDWGSKKYLVASLDQSLKRMGLEYVDIFYHHRPDPDTPLEETMAALDLLVRQGKALYVGLSNYPAERARQAFAILQRLGTPCVIHQPKYSMLERGPETALLDTLEEHGVGSIAFSPLAGGLLTDRYLHGIPQDSRAASGSRFLQPEQLTAERLDKVRRLDALARQRGQKLSQMALAWVLRGDRVTSVLIGASKNAQIEDAVGMLANRHFSEEELAQIENILL; this comes from the coding sequence ATGTCTTACCCAGCCTCCCCCTCGCGTTATCAAGATATGGAATACCGGCGCTGCGGCCGCAGCGGGCTGAAGCTGCCCGCCGTCTCACTCGGCCTGTGGCACAACTTCGGCGACGCCACTTTGTACGATAACGCCCGCGGCCTGATCCGCTGCGCCTTCGATCGCGGCATTACCCATTTCGATCTGGCCAACAACTACGGCCCGCCGCCCGGCGCCGCCGAGGAGAACTTTGGCCGCATTCTCAACGCCGATCTGCGGGCCTGGCGCGATGAGCTGATCGTCTCATCCAAAGCCGGTTACACCATGTGGCCCGGCCCCTACGGTGATTGGGGCTCGAAAAAGTACCTGGTCGCCAGCCTCGATCAGAGCCTGAAGCGCATGGGGTTGGAGTATGTGGATATCTTTTATCATCATCGGCCGGATCCGGACACGCCGCTGGAAGAAACCATGGCGGCGCTGGATCTGCTGGTGCGCCAGGGCAAAGCGCTGTATGTCGGCCTGTCCAACTACCCGGCCGAGCGCGCGCGACAGGCCTTCGCCATTCTGCAGCGGCTCGGCACGCCGTGCGTGATCCACCAGCCGAAGTATTCGATGTTGGAACGCGGGCCGGAGACGGCGTTGCTGGATACGCTGGAAGAACATGGCGTCGGATCTATCGCCTTCTCGCCGCTGGCGGGCGGCCTGCTGACCGATCGCTACCTGCACGGCATCCCGCAAGATTCCCGCGCCGCCAGCGGCAGCCGCTTCCTGCAGCCGGAGCAGTTGACCGCCGAGCGACTGGACAAGGTGCGCCGCCTCGATGCGCTGGCGCGGCAACGCGGGCAGAAGCTGTCGCAGATGGCGCTGGCCTGGGTGCTGCGCGGCGATCGCGTGACCTCAGTGCTGATCGGCGCCAGCAAGAATGCGCAGATAGAAGACGCGGTGGGCATGCTGGCCAATCGTCACTTCAGTGAAGAAGAGCTCGCGCAGATCGAGAACATCTTATTGTAA